A single genomic interval of Bombus affinis isolate iyBomAffi1 unplaced genomic scaffold, iyBomAffi1.2 ctg00000290.1, whole genome shotgun sequence harbors:
- the LOC126927871 gene encoding uncharacterized protein LOC126927871, which yields MLTDKRQPIRCRALLDTGSSMNFITRRLADSLGIKQKKCSVPIGVLDTLTTTARRYITATITSTDGSYERTITFLVIPAISTLIPSQHIDRSTLEIPKNINLADPRFHVPGPIDVLLSSGTTLASMCVGQINLTRPDEPELRLQKTRFGWVIGGSPTYQIATNAFHASTTALQADLARFWEIDEGPPIQHLSEAERRCEKHFRDHVRRTSEGRYIVALPFHSQLPSLGSTKALAMRRLASLHRRFQRDNSYEIAYSNVIQEYIDLGHATKIDPGHLANHEYYLPHHSVIKESSDTTKLRVVFDGSAASNTGVLLNDTLLTGPKLQEDLFDILLRFRSHQYVLTGDIEKMYRQILIRPEDRKYQQILWRNSDGEIDSYQLNTVTFGLSAAPYLAIRCLKQLADDEGHQFPRASLVLKRDFYVDDALTGADTKEEVLSIRKELTDLLQSGGFNIRGWASNDSDVLKGLSEQDKCRKLQLGESQTLKTLGVFWESQVDSILYSVDTLADLPRVTKRSISSVIARIYDPLGLLAPVIIRAKIILQHIWSLKINWDESLPADLHTEWSRYYTQLALINNVRFPRKAVIPAATRMELHGFCDASEKAYGACVYLRTISSDGSIQSHLLTAKSKVAPLKTQTIPRLELSGALRLATLIASIQKALTIEISRIVYWTDSTIVLQWIKTSPHMLKTFVANRVAEIQLKTNLSDWRHVPTADNPADLISRGQTPKEFLRPSIWKNGP from the coding sequence ATGCTGACCGACAAACGGCAACCTATTCGTTGCCGTGCGTTGCTCGATACTGGATCCAGCATGAACTTCATTACTAGAAGACTAGCCGATTCCCTTggaataaaacaaaagaagtgtTCGGTCCCAATTGGGGTTCTCGATACTTTAACGACGACGGCAAGGCGATACATAACGGCTACGATCACGTCAACCGACGGCAGCTATGAACGTACAATAACGTTCCTCGTCATTCCGGCTATCTCGACCCTGATCCCAAGTCAACACATCGATCGCTCGACATTGGAAATACCAAAGAATATCAATCTGGCCGATCCACGATTTCATGTGCCAGGTCCGATCGATGTCTTACTGAGTTCAGGTACGACACTTGCTTCGATGTGCGTCGGACAGATTAATCTGACGCGACCAGACGAGCCGGAACTGCGTTTACAGAAAACCCGATTCGGCTGGGTAATCGGGGGGAGTCCAACTTACCAAATCGCGACAAATGCATTCCACGCCTCCACAACGGCTCTGCAAGCTGATCTCGCGCggttttgggaaatcgacgaaggACCCCCGATTCAACATCTCTCAGAGGCAGAGCGACGATGCGAAAAACACTTCCGAGATCACGTCCGACGCACCAGCGAAGGACGATACATTGTCGCCCTTCCATTTCACAGCCAGCTCCCATCCCTTGGATCAACCAAGGCACTAGCGATGAGACGACTCGCATCACTCCACCGCCGATTCCAACGCGATAACTCATACGAAATCGCGTACAGTAATGTGATCCAAGAGTACATAGACTTGGGTCACGCGACGAAGATCGACCCTGGTCACCTCGCTAATCACGAGTATTATCTGCCACATCACAGCGTGATCAAGGAATCAAGCGACACCACTAAGCTCCGGGTTGTGTTCGATGGATCAGCGGCAAGCAACACTGGAGTATTGCTAAACGATACTTTGCTCACCGGACCAAAGTTGCAGGAGGATCTATTCGACATCCTACTTAGATTCCGGTCTCACCAGTATGTTCTAACTGGCGAtattgaaaaaatgtatcgcCAGATATTGATACGCCCAGAAGATAggaaatatcaacaaattctgtGGCGCAATTCCGACGGTGAGATCGACTCCTATCAACTTAACACCGTGACGTTTGGGTTGTCAGCCGCTCCATACTTGGCCATACGGTGTCTCAAACAAttggcagacgacgagggacacCAATTCCCGCGAGCATCACTGGTATTaaagcgagacttctacgtagACGACGCCCTCACCGGAGCTGATACGAAGGAAGAGGTACTGTCGATTCGGAAGGAGCTCACCGACCTTCTGCAATCAGGCGGCTTCAATATTAGAGGATGGGCGTCCAACGATTCGGACGTACTGAAGGGGCTATCCGAACAAGACAAATGCCGGAAGCTACAATTAGGTGAGTCTCAGACCCTAAAAACCCTCGGGGTTTTTTGGGAGTCCCAAGTTGATTCAATCCTCTATTCGGTCGATACCCTAGCTGATCTCCCACGCGTTACAAAGCGATCAATAAGTTCGGTGATCGCCAGAATTTATGATCCATTAGGATTGCTAGCTCCAGTGATAATTCGAGCAAAGATTATTTTGCAACATATATGGTCATTAAAGATCAACTGGGATGAATCACTTCCCGCGGATTTGCATACGGAATGGAGCCGGTACTACACCCAATTAGCGTTGATAAACAACGTCCGGTTTCCACGAAAAGCTGTAATACCAGCAGCGACTAGGATGGAACTCCACGGGTTTTGCGATGCCAGCGAGAAGGCTTACGGAGCCTGCGTCTATCTCCGCACCATTAGTTCCGACGGCTCCATCCAATCCCATCTACTCACCGCGAAGTCAAAGGTCGCTCCGCTCAAAACACAGACGATCCCACGACTCGAACTGAGCGGAGCACTCCGTCTGGCTACCCTGATCGCATCAATCCAGAAAGCCCTGACGATCGAGATCTCTCGGATCGTATACTGGACTGATTCCACCATCGTGCTCCAGTGGATCAAAACCTCGCCGCATATGTTAAAAACATTTGTGGCGAACCGAGTAGCCGAGATCCAACTCAAGACTAACCTCTCCGATTGGCGTCATGTACCCACCGCCGACAACCCAGCGGACCTCATCTCACGAGGTCAGACGCCCAAGGAGTTCCTGCGCCCGTCCATTTGGAAAAATGGACCATAA
- the LOC126927872 gene encoding uncharacterized protein LOC126927872 has product MPTPAKINNLRKRRDKLFEGTLTTIRDRIDRYEQSGMQDLAYLRSSQALLKTGWKRFLSLQDELDDIEDEDIVQERVASEQYSSLDERIQHLREGKPSSIPPPSKGTDFPEAKMHLPEMRLPAFDGKFENWNAFFNTFNSTIDMNSHLTTLQKFHYVRASLVGEAASCVNSLVFHEENYPKALSLLKQRYDCPRRIVSCHGFAIIDYSKLTHCSPMALRDLANVVRQNLDALSSLGQTVHPNSLILNLISSKLPDYVRQQWELTLTNKEVPQYTDLLDYLENLALTGISPSDIKQIKTPDQSKRIRQRKTRGQTFTASRVKNSCHSCKGQHSIWHCDAFRAKSVSERLKEVKSALLCLNCLSAGHTTRDCHAGSCRIKVPPLPAGDHRHPRQRLGRSQGSTTQGLHGLQVHQPVRDRHTIDARHAEPQQGPIKPDHQIPNYCAMT; this is encoded by the exons ATGCCGACCCCAGCTAAGATCAACAACTTGAGGAAACGACGTGATAAATTGTTCGAAGGCACGTTAACGACTATAAGGGACCGCATCGATAGATACGAACAGTCAGGCATGCAAGATCTTGCATATTTGAGATCATCTCAAGCCCTACTCAAAACCGGGTGGAAACGATTCCTATCACTCCAGGACGAGTTGGACGACATCGAGGACGAGGATATCGTTCAGGAACGCGTAGCGTCGGAACAGTACAGTTCCCTGGACGAGAGAATACAGCATCTCCGGGAAGGAAAGCCATCTTCAATCCCGCCGCCATCAAAGGGCACCGATTTTCCCGAAGCGAAAATGCATTTACCAGAAATGCGGCTACCAGCATTCGACGGGAAATTCGAAAATTGGaacgcattttttaacacattcAACTCGACTATCGACATGAACTCTCACCTAACCACCTTACAAAAATTCCATTATGTGCGGGCTTCCTTAGTAGGGGAAGCCGCGAGTTGTGTGAATTCTCTAGTTTTCCATGAGGAGAACTATCCGAAGGCGCTGAGCCTTCTCAAGCAGAGGTACGATTGTCCGCGACGCATCGTGTCATGCCATGGATTTGCAATCATTGACTACTCAAAGCTGACGCATTGTTCTCCAATGGCCCTAAGAGACTTGGCCAATGTCGTAAGACAGAACCTCGACGCACTAAGCAGTTTGGGACAAACCGTACATCCGAATAGCCTCATTCTTAATCTCATCAGCTCCAAACTACCCGATTACGTCAGGCAACAATGGGAGCTAACCTTGACCAACAAGGAGGTGCCTCAATACACCGATTTGCTAGATTACCTCGAGAATCTAGCGCTCACAGGCATCTCACCTtccgatatcaaacaaattaaaaCACCGGACCAATCCAAAAGAATCCGACAGCGTAAGACACGAGGACAGACATTCACCGCATCCCGGGTCAAGAATTCCTGCCATTCTTGCAAGGGCCAACACTCCATTTGGCATTGCGACGCCTTCAGAGCCAAAAGCGTCAGTGAACGCTTGAAGGAGGTCAAAAGTGCACTCCTGTGTCTGAACTGCCTGAGTGCGGGACACACAACTCGGGATTGTCATGCCGGGTCTTGTAGG ATCAAGGTTCCTCCCCTTCCAGCAGGAGATCATCGACATCCCCGTCAAAGACTCGGAAGGTCGCAAGGAAGCACAACCCAAGGACTTCACGGACTTCAAGTCCATCAACCAGTCCGAGACAGACACACAATTGACGCCAGGCACGCCGAACCCCAACAAGGACCGATCAAACCCGACCATCAGATCccaaattattgtgcaatgacCTAG